TAATTATATAGAGGTAAACTCTTCGTACTGATTAGCTTTTCATTGAGTTACTTCTTGGAAATTCACATTTGTGGTGtcttcagtctgtggctgtactttTTCTGTGTAATGTGAGCATTGTTTGCTTACAATGGAAAGATTTACTTAGATTTTGTTGATCCTTTCAGGACAATTGAGTACTTTATTTTGCAATGATTTTAAATGTTTAATAAAGCTGGAGCATGGTTTAAAGAATGAACTAGGGTTGTGATGCTGGAAAAGGTTACAGAGCTGGGAAAGGCCACATTATGGGAATTTAAATATAAGGATGCAGAATTTAAATTTGAGGTATCGAGAGAGTTGGAGCCAACGTAGGTCAGCAAGGATGATGGTTGTTGAGACATGGTGCAGAACGGAATATGGCACAAGAGCATTGGACATGTTGAGTTTTTTGGAGGGTGGAGAATGGTAGGCTTGTGTTAGAGAGCATGAGAATAATTTAGTCtggggcaccacggtggcgcagtggattagccctgctacctcatgcgccgcggtctcaggttcgatcccggctctgggtcactgtccgtgtggagtttgcacattctccccgtgtttgcgtggttttcgcccccacaacccaaagatgtgcagggtaggtggattggccaggctaaattgccccttaattggaaaaaatgaattgggtactctaaatttatttaaaaaaaagaatagtttAGTCTGGAATGACAAAAAATTAATGAGAGTTTCAGTAGCAGATGGGCTGAAACAAGGTCAGAGGTGAGGGATGTTGCAGGGTTGGAACAAGGCGGACTTTGCACCAGTGAAGATGTAGAATTAGAAGCTCACCTTGGGGTTGAATATGGGTGCTAAGGCTGCAAGATGCCTGATTCAGCCTGAAACAATGGTCAGGGAAGGAGATGGGGTCACTGGCAGGAGTTAGAATCGATGATTTTGGTATTAGCTGAAGGAAATTGCGGCTCATCCAAGGCTAGATGTCGGATAAAAAATATAAAATGTGTTTTGTATGTTTCATAATCACAAAAATATTAGGGGTAAATTGTAAACTCTTAACACTGTTGAAGTCTGTTCACATTTGCTGTCGGCTCACGCTGGAAGCATAGCCACTTACGCAAAGGACTGCCAATAACTCTGGAAATGTACCCAGCACAAATGGCGCTTTACAGTATGCTTGTTTTTTCTGGAAATTTAAGTTGGAACTTTCAGGGTGCGCAGCCATAATTACAGTTGTCAATACTGTATTGTTGGTATAGTCAAAACATTTTCCTTTAATATTGGATCTTGTATACTTCCATGTTTGGAAAGTTAGTGAAAGTTCAAAGCATGTGCAAACATTTTTAAAGAAATACCAGCTAACAAATACACGGCAGGCTTATATTTTACAATTAAATAGTAACAATTTACGTTTTACCACAACCTTGACTACACTGGCAACAATTTTGCTGAGAACTCTCTAAGAAAATCCATAAAGATaagtttgattttatatttgtgTTTTCTAAGAAAATTGTACTATTTTCAGAAAGTAACATTGCAGCCGCACATGACAAGATCTCAGAATGTAAAAAACAGATTTTACAAGCAAAACGAATTCGGAAAAATCGTCAAGGTAATATTTCTACTTTTTATTCGCATGATTTAAATAGGTTGTCCTTGCTGAACAAAATGATCTAATACCATAAATCAGCATAGATACCTGAAAACCTCTACAGTAGATGTTTATCACAATGGATCTGATCTTGCTGAAAAAATAATGGTGTGTTAACGTTATTAATGAGCAAACTGGCCAGAACATTCAGGAGGTTAAGAGATACGCTGTAGGTTGTGAATCTCCAGAATTGCTGATCAATTTATGTCACACCCCCATTTGCTTATTAAAAATGACATCTCACCCTTCGCCTCCCCATTATTTTTCAGACTTGTGGATTTTttgtattataaatttagagtacccaattcattttttccaattaaggggcaatttagcatggccagttcacctaccctgcacatctttggattgtgggggcgaaacccatgcaaacccggggagaatgtgcaaactccacacggacaatgacccagagccgggatcgaacctgggacctcggcgccgtgaggcagcaatgctaaccactgcgccaccgtgctgccccgagcttGTGGATTTAAATGCGAATTGCCCTAAGCTAAGTCTGGTAATCGAGagcataaatacttttttttaatgaTGTGGTAATTGTTAATGCAATGCTGATCAACCTCTCTGACCCGGAAAGGGAATAATTTAAACTGTTTAATTTCAGTCCTTCAGGTGGCGCTTTGTTCTTGGAGATTTTATGAATGTCAAATTGCGAATTTAATTCTTATtttctgtctctctttttctctgttaATTCAATCTTTTCTTCGCACCTTTTCCTGGTGATtgaaattgttttaagttccttcaCCCTTTCACCTCctcttttttattttttaaatttagagtacccaattattttttccaattaaggggcaatttagtgtggccaatccgcctatcctgcacatctttgggttgtgggggtgaaacccatgcagacacggggagaatgtgcaaactccacacagacagtgacccagggccgggattcggacccgggtcctcagcgccgtaggcagcaatgctaaccactgtgccaccgtgctgccctttcacctCTTCATTGACGAGTATTTCTGAGATGTTATTtctgtcttctacagtgaagacagagACACAATTTCTGTTCAACGCTTCtaccatttccttatttcccatgaTTAATCCCCTATCTCTTTCTCTAAAGCAGGGTTTTTCAATACGCACGTCGGGACCCGTGGGTGGGCCATGGGCGGGTGTCAAAAGGGTTGCGGTGTTCTGCGCATATCAACCTATAATCGAGTTTCCCAACGGCAGAAGTCTGAAGTCTGCAGGTAAATCCTGCCGTAAATGTCAACGTCCTGTTGCAGTGGTTCCCAACCGTGGGAAGCTTGGAAGTGTGCCCCAGTCAGCTGCTGGAATGTTTTGGTGAGTGCAGGACTGGCAGCGGAGGGCGGGAAAGCGGGCAGTGGAAGGAGAGCAGCCGCCAGGCACTCGCACTTTTTTTTGTGTATTTCAGAGATTTTTTTAACAAGCAGCATTTATGCGATCATGCATCAATGGTAATCCTTTACTTTTGCTAACATCACTGAAACTGTAATATTAATGATGAAACTGAAGAAAATTCAAACTCCGTCTCGGCGGGGGCAAATCAATCCGGAAAACACATCTGCAAAACCAGGGTTATTGCCTAATTTTAGAAGTTCACCTCCAGAGAGACAAGAAACAATTTGATTGTGTCAAGAGGTTCAGTGAGCTAAGCTGGACCAAGATGTTctgagatacagattaaagctctgcACCTTGTTCTTACTAATGCTTCTGGGGGCATAAGTTTAAAGGTGAGAGGCACCTTCACCTCCtgctgtccctgtgtgtttcataaaaatgattttttttctctGATTTTGGACACATTCTTGCAGAAGTTGAAATCACTGCTTTATAATTCCCAGAGGTGAACACTGACTGTATTAACTCAAATGAGAAGCTTCCATTGTCTTGTGCTGCCTTAAAGGTGGGGAAATGGTGAATATGTGGCTGAACCCAGTTGCTGCTTCTGACTTGTTTCAGGTTAACCTGCCCCGTGCAATTCCAACATGTGCTTGCATTTCTGATTCGCATTTTGTTTTTCATCCTTAGAGTTTTGCAATGGGCTTTATTTTCCCAAAAAGGATCGCAACAAGGAATAGAATATTACTTTCTGGGAGTGTGGTTTGAAATAGGAGAACGGGTGGGAAGGGAATGTAGATCCTTCTTGGAGATCCTGTTAACCTGAGAAAACTCCAACTGGTAAATGACCAGGTCCCTTTTGCAAAAGGCCATCATGGAGCTGAGCAATGGTCATTAGACCAGCACACTTGGGAAGTGAGAATAACGGAGCCAGCCTGAGACACAGGCTGAAGTTTCTTTGGCGGAGGAGTACGAGAATAGTTACTTATTTTACATTTTTCTTTGGAATCACAAGCAGATCGTTTGACAGCACCAGGGCGAGTGACGCCAGCCAGCACAGGAAAACTAAATCATTTTCTTTCCCTCCCTTGCCTGGGGCAAGAAACCTTTAGTGTTGCAAATACTACCTTCCCTCAGGATAGACTGGGTGAGCGAATGTGGTGTGGTTTCCGAAGATCGACcaattggcaaaaatgggtcccgggaaaaCAAGTTTTAAAAACACTGCTCTAAAGGACCAAAACCCACTTTATTTActcttttccttttcaagtatgaAGAAGCAATAGAAAAGGTGTCTGTCTCCCTTCTAATTGTTTAATTCACTTCAGTTTGACtcgtgttaaaaaaaaaaatctaatctcCCCATCTCAATTTTCCCAATCATATTCGACTAAAAACATTGAGATAAAGCTTGAATCCCTATCCGCTTCTTTGCATGCTAATAAATATTTATAGCAACATAACACAAAACAAGTGGTCTAGACAAACTTACCTAGCACATCTGCTTGATTTATCTAATTTCTCACTATTTTGCCATACATAGTCTGCAGCCATAAGCCAGACCTCCTGAAAATCCCAACCCCCAGAATGCTCTCCTGTGCACATTTATGGCTTAGTTAGGACACAATGCTCTCTGCAAAATAACCACATGACAGCTGCCACAAGCTACTGCATGACACAACCATTACCATAATACATGCAATGATGTGAAGCTGAATTTGAAGCAACCAGGCTACGGAATCTAGAAGTTTTCAGATAGATTGTGGACTTCCTCATACCTGCACTTGCACTCTCCAAAAGCCTCAAGTTCTAGATTTTGTCACTGTATCTATATTTTGCTACTACCTCCTGGTCTCAGCCCTGATTTGACTGTCTCCCTTGATCCACTCTTCCTCCTTTCATGTTTCTGTTCATTCCAAAACGAGTTCTACTTCCTCTGCTCTCTTTCAGATATATTCTTGCCTTCTACTTAGGGTTTCCTGTCGTCCTACCTCGGTGCTGATTCTTACTTCAGCTTTGGGTGTCAATTCAACTcggatttaaaaaaatgttttggttAATTTACTGAGAGCTAATCAtctataaattaaaaaaaaaaatttctccaGTTCATTTGTGTTTGGCGAAGCAGTACTTTTAAAGTTTTCTCTGTATTCATTTTTACAGAGTATGACGCATTAGCAAAAGTAATCCAGCAGCATCCTGATAGACATGAAACCTTACAGTAAGTGTGTTCTTTAATGAAATAAGTTTCTGTACATTTCAATTGTgttttaaataaaaatatatttggcAGAAGCTCTGACATAGTGGATAGCTGGGCATGCATGTGACTGCAATATTTGCACATATTGGATCGTCTTGCATTGGCTAATGGTGCATACTAACTGTTCCACCAGTTAGAGATTTTGTGTTTGTGATGGTGTTGGTTAAATGGACCATCTTGTCCACTTCATTGTAAAGgatgatgaaaaatgaaatgagagACAAGGCAACGTTGGAAGAGGAAAGTGGAGAGGAAATGACAAAATAAGATAAACATCACGGAATTAGTTTTAAAAATGTCTGTAGAAAATCTAAAAATTAAGTTTTGTCTTTGAAAAATCTCTTCTCCCCTTAATTTCTAGGCAGCTAGAGGCACTTGGTAAGGAACTAGAACATCTTTCTCACATTAAAGAAAGTGTGGAAGATAAGGTAATATTAACCCCTGACCAAATAttttctattttctttgtttccgttATCATTCAAATTAACACTTCTACCTTTGTTATTACTAGCTTGAACTAAGAAGAAAACAGTTCCATGTTCTACTCAGCACTATACATGAACTACAACAGACATTGGAAAGTGAGTATTCCTTGATACACAAAAGAACATTTGTACCATTTTCTCATATATGCAAATAGTAATTATAATATGATGCCTGACTAGGAGTGGCCCGCATTGGCTGCAGGTGATCTGTGTTCTACGGTTCTAAGACCTGTTGTGTGGCCATTgctgttgattaataagaggatcaggggttatggggagaaggcaggagaatggggatgagaaaaatatcagccatgattgaatggcggagtagacgcgatgggccgagtggcctaattctgctcctatggcttatggtgTTAGTATGAGATAATCTGGTGGGAAAAGCACTTGAGACCTCCAGAAAATATTTTATGATGTCCTTGTCCCATATTACAATCTCAGCACCTGAAGAGCACTATCAAAGTTTACATCTTTATATCAAATGGTGCTGGGTGTGTTCAGCCATATTGACTTCCGCTCCACAACAGGAACTTGCTTGTTAGTTACATTAATACCTGCATGTTGACCCAGAAACTACATTTCTGATTTTGTAGTGCCCTAAAGTTTCAATATTACAGCTATATGCATCTTAAAGCTCCATTCCATCTGTGGATGTTATTCTTCAGGAAGCAGCAGTGCAGTAGTAGTGGTTGTTGCAGTTCAGGTTAGATTAGGTACACAAAATGATTGTCTCTTTGTTACAGATGACTGGTCAGATCCCAAAAGTGGATAAGATACTGGACCACAAGGGCAAtggatttagatttttttttttactgtgtggAAAATTGATTCACTCTAGGAGCGAttgcataagaaatagggcttggttatttttacaaacaaaagtttattaaagcaaaagaaaaacaatagttaaacttcaaacctaacaaaAACAGCCGACATGTATCTTTTAACCCTAATGCATAATTTCTCATTAAACCGAATGTAAAATTAACATGCTTAAGCAGGCAGGCAACAATGATACTTGCATTTATAGAATATATTCCTTTTGATAGAGTAGCTCCTTCAGACCCCTTTACGAAAGCCGCTCTCTGTTGCAgcttttcatgacctctctcggtggatttccaaatccttctgccccacttgttcaaacaggattcttttctctctctgagctccgcccagcccctcaaacagtGGTTCTGTCCTGGGGTGTCCAAATTTGAACTCATCATCGCTACCTGggcttttgattgcccactcccgtttacaCCAAAGAACtgggccatgctatgaatatgcagtTAGCTTCCAATTTatgagggctgcacggtggcgcagaggttagcactgctgcctcacggcgccgaggtcccaggttcgaagccggctctgggtcactgtccctgtggagtttgcacattctccctgtgtttgcgtgcgtttcgcctccacacccaaagatgtgcagggcaggtggattggccatactaaattgccccttaattggtacaaaatgaattgggtattctaatgctaaccactgcccgttTACTCCCAtgaatgagtttaagtctgaatgggacaatgtaactcaggccaggtgtgggtgtATACCTCTGACccagtgctagcagttttaccctcagtcTGTTAATTCCTAAATTGCCGGATCCAATTTCCTAGCGTCTCCCGATTGTAACACTCTTGAATCATCTCGCATAAACATCATCTGCTAAGTGCAATTGTCATAGAACAGGTGGCGAAGAGGAGACCCTGGCTATCAGTCCTCAGATACAACTCTGTGAACATGTAATACGAACATTCCGTGTGTAGCCAACGTATGTTCCTTGTCACATTTTCAGAGTCTCAGTGCATTGATGTGGCAGCTACATGGAATGTTTTGCTAAAACATGTATGTTACAGATTTGAATCTAATATGCATACCTTCTCAGATGCGGTGGTGTCAATCTGTCCCAGATGTAGTCCCGAGTATTTTATAGGAGCTGCCTCACACTGCCATATATCCAGTTTTGTGATGGCATTACCCAGGTTTTGACCTGAACTGGATATTTGTGAACTTTGCATCTTTAAACAACGGTAGAATAAGTATCCACTCAGTGAAACAAGGTCAAGCACAAATCAATGTAACCGTTACTTTGTAGAAAGGTGAACATACCAAGTAGCAGTTAGGATTTAGTTGCAGGTGAGAATGTTCACTCTGTTACCTCCAGGCAGGATTCTTTTGAGTTACTCTTCATGGAAGAATATCTATTCTTTTTAACACTTAATACAGTAGGGCCTCCAAAGTTGCATCCAGACCTTGCTGCAGCCATCTCAAATCTTCTTGGTACTAATACAGCTTTAGAATATGCTGCTGCCAACAAATGAAGTGTCCCTTTTTCATGTCCTGTACAGTGGGAACACTGCAATATTTTACAAAAATCTAACCTGCATTCTATTACAAGGTCAGTTCATAGAGGTATAATTGCATGCAAAGCCAAAGAATACTGCTGTTTCTGCAACTGCATGAGGATGTTACCAACCCCATAGGAAATAGGGCAAAACAAACAACTAAGCTCAGATCTATGCAGAAAGTATTTATTGTAACCTAATTCTTTATTATGCTAATTCAGGTGATGAGAAATTGTCGGACGGTGAGGACTCTCCAGAGACTCGCATGGAGATACAAAATGGACATTAGTGGGCCTGCCATTGAGAACTTTTAAATTCCAGTAAAAATTGTTATTTTTTCAAAAATGGAGAAAACATTTAATGCCGACGCCAGAGTTCCAAACCTAAACTTTTATAAGTACAATTTTTTGAAACCAAACATGAGAAATAAATGTTGAATTCattaataaaaaaatctggaattgaaagctggtctcagtaatgatgctttgaaactataattgattgttgtaaaaacctatctggttcattaatgtcctttggggaaggaaatctgctctccttatccagtctggcctccggacaatgtaattgactcttaattgctctCCGAAAtatccgagcaagccactcagtttcacCAAAATGCTAGAAAAGTCAGAAAGGAATAAAAACGGATGGACTATATCGCATCGACTTGGGCACCGGAAACGGCAATGGCACACCCAACATtgcaaagtcttccttactaacGTGGAGGTTTGTGCCAAAACTGGGAGAACTGTCCCACAGCCTGACAAGTCATACTCATGGAATATCTTACAGCCAAGTCCCAGATACTAACATCACCTTCactggatatgtcctgtcccactagcAGGACCGACCTAGTAGAGGtggcggcagcacagtggtatacaagcGGGAGAGTGTTGCCCCGGAAGTCCTCATCTGGACCTCATGAGGTTTCATGGCATCAGTTCAAAAATGGGCAAGGAGATCTCCAACTTATTATCATCTACcgtcctccctcagctgatgaatcagtactcctccatgttgaacaccagaagaagcactgagggtggcaagggcacagaatgtactctgggtgggaagcttctccaagagtggcttggtaacgCCACTACTAGCTGAGTCCTGAACAACATATCTGCTAGAGTGAGCCAGCAGATGGTAAGGGAAATGATAAGGTAACATCTACAAGACCTTGACCTGTTCAATTAACCTGTCGCAGAAGCATCTGTTCATGATGATATAGGTAGTAGTGACCATTGCATAGCCCTTAAGactaagtcctgtcttcacattgagcatACCCTCCATTGTATTCTATGGTGCTACTACCATGCTAAATGTGATAGATTCAAAACAGTTCTAGCACCTCAAAACTATACATCTTGAGGAACTGTCAGCCatcggcagcagcagaattgtattcaaccacagtcCATAACCTCATGGCTTGACATATTCCTCACTTTACCATCAAGGCAagggatcaaccctagttcaatgaagtgtgcaggagggcatgccaggaacaacatcaggCATGCCTAAAAatgtggtaagaagtcttacaacagcaggttaaagtccaacaggtttgtttcgatgtcactagctttcggagcgctgctcctttctcaggtaaatgaagaggtatgttccagaaacacacatatagtgtttctggaacatacctcttcattcacctgaggaaggagcagcgctccgaaagctagtgacatcgaaacaaacctgttggactttaacctggtgttgtaagacctcttactgtgctcaccccagtccaacgccggcatctccacatcataaaaatgtGGTGTCAAACATGGTGAAGCTTCAACATAGGACTACTTGAattccaaacagcagaagcagcatacaATAGATAGAGCTAAACGATCCAATAACCAATGGATCAAATTAAAGCTTTGCAGACCTGTCACATTAATCATGAttggtggtagacaattaaacaatgAATAGGAGGAGGGGGCTCTataaacatccccatcctcaatgacgggAGAGCTCTGCGTCTCAGTGCCaaagacgaggctgaagcatttgcaaccatcttcggtCAGAAGTGCCAAATTGATGACCTATCTCTGTCTCTTGAGGCCCCCAGCATCAAAGATGCCAATCTTTAGCCAATTCctcatatcaagaaacagctgaaggcactggagacTGCAAAGGCTTTGACCCAGACAACAGgggaggtagtggtattgtcactggactagtaatccagagacccagagtatagGTTCAAATACTGCCACTGCAGAAGCTgagatttgagttcaataaaaatctggaattaaaaggctaaACATGACTATGAAACcaatgttgattgttgtaaaaatccatctagtttactaatgtcctttagatcatagaatttacagtgcagaaggaggccaatcagcccatcgagtctgcaccgcctcttggaaagagcactccacttaagcccacacctccaccctatccccgtaacccaataactccacctaacctaagggcaatttagcacggccaatccacctaacctgcacatctttggactgtaggtggaaaactgagcacctggaggaaacacacgcagacacagggagaatgtgcagactccacacagacagtgacccaagccaggaattgaacttgggaccctggagctgtgaagcaacagtgctaaccactgctaccttgcctcactaatgtcctttagggaaggaaatctgctgacctcaccatgtgactccagatctacaacaATGTGTTGACTcaactgcctcctcaagggcaattggggatggacaagaaATGTCGGCCCAGTCAGCAAtgcacacaccccatgaatgaatttttaaaaagcaatatgCTGCTGAACTAGCCTCACCCTGACCTAAGCTGTTCCAATACGACTACAACGCTGGAATCTACCTGATGACAATGTGAAAAGTTGCCAGGTATATCCTCTGCACAAaatccaatttggcccatcagCCTCCTCCCACCATTCAgccaagtgatggaaggggttactGACACTGCTATCAAGAGGCATTTGcttagcaatagcctgctcactgctgggttctgccagggccacttaaCACTTGGGTCTTGATCCAAACATGGTCAAAGGAACTGAATTCctgaggtgaggagagagtgactgcccttgatatcaaggcagtatttgaccaggCATGACATCAAGACAAAATTGAACTAAATGAGAATCGAGGAAACTCCTGGAGCcatacctcgcacaaaggaagatggtaggcttacattaacactgcaatgaagttactgtgaaaattaggtacttgttcaggtacactgaaggagacttctgaatgtccaattcacctaactgcaccacATGAACTGTGGCAGTTCAAGAAAgtgtctcaccaccaccttcccgaggGAAAATAGGAAtcggcaacaaatgttggcttctGCTGCCTGTCGACGCTGAGGACCAggtttcgattccggcctgggatcactgtctgtgtggagtctacgcattccccctgtgtctgcacgggtctcacctccacaactcaaagatgtggattggccatgctaaattgaaccttaattggaaagaaaaataattgagtactttaaaaaaaaaaaattttagagtgcccaattatttttttttccaattaaggggcaatttagcatggtcaatctacctaccttgcacatcggaggctgtgggggtgaaacccatgcaggcacagggagaatgtgcaaactccacatgggacagtgacccagggccgggattcgaacccaggtcctcaaagcCGTCGGCAGCCCCataattgagtgctctaaatttatatctttttaaaaatgttgGCTTTTCCAGCGATGCCTACCTTCCATGAAAGActtaagaaaataaataaatataatatAAATTTACAGTAGAAACTAATAtgtggcttccggttgcggcgatgcactgctaagccacacgttttggcagctcctgttttaacggacttttgggctcttttcgggagccccaacggaatatttttcagaccaaacccagtgtggggtgacgaaggaaggcgtccccccgggtgtgtatggaaaggaccagtggcagtggccagattgcgaaggatcctctggagcagcggcagagaagagaaggaagaagcaagatggcggcggatggagcccagacgacatggggcccggactagcaggaattcctccgacggtgtgtggaggaactaaagaaggaggtgctggcgccgatgttattggcaatcgatgggctaaaagaaacacaaaaggcccaggcgatagagctccgtggggtgaaggcaaaggcagccgaaaacgaggatgagatacagggccttgtggtaaaaatggagacgcatgaggcgctccataagaggtgtatcgaaaggctcgaagtcctggagaacagctcgaggaggaagaacctccggattctaggtctccccgaaggaatggagggagctgacgttggggcttatgtgagcacgatgctccatacgctaatggaagCTGAGGcctcctcgggccccctggaggtggacggggctcaccaggtccttgtgagaagaccaaaggctggagaactaccaaggccgagagtggtgagatttcaccgcttcacggacagagaggctgtcttgagctgggccaagaaggtacggagtagcaggtgggagaatgcggt
This DNA window, taken from Scyliorhinus torazame isolate Kashiwa2021f chromosome 13, sScyTor2.1, whole genome shotgun sequence, encodes the following:
- the thoc7 gene encoding THO complex subunit 7 homolog isoform X2: MYIDEVIRKRLLIDGDGAGDDRRINLLLKSFIKWCNSGSQEEGYSQHQRMLGTLGQCEFSMGKTLLVYDMNLREMLNYEKISKDIESNIAAAHDKISECKKQILQAKRIRKNRQEYDALAKVIQQHPDRHETLQQLEALGKELEHLSHIKESVEDKLELRRKQFHVLLSTIHELQQTLESDEKLSDGEDSPETRMEIQNGH
- the thoc7 gene encoding THO complex subunit 7 homolog isoform X1 — translated: MLTWLGAAMSVTDDEVIRKRLLIDGDGAGDDRRINLLLKSFIKWCNSGSQEEGYSQHQRMLGTLGQCEFSMGKTLLVYDMNLREMLNYEKISKDIESNIAAAHDKISECKKQILQAKRIRKNRQEYDALAKVIQQHPDRHETLQQLEALGKELEHLSHIKESVEDKLELRRKQFHVLLSTIHELQQTLESDEKLSDGEDSPETRMEIQNGH